Proteins from a single region of Primulina tabacum isolate GXHZ01 chromosome 5, ASM2559414v2, whole genome shotgun sequence:
- the LOC142544196 gene encoding uncharacterized protein LOC142544196 translates to MQKWEDLKNVSQHIDRRMNKQYENIVKQKRLLIRTSIRAVRWLALQGCAFRGHDESVDSHNRGNFLELVKFQGELCKEIGDIILDKASKNAKYTSPSIQQEILKIIADLVRSKIRDEVGDAKFCILVDEAIDESRRSQMAIVLRYVDCDEFVRERFFEVVGVDDTNSLTLKTHICSILTQHKL, encoded by the coding sequence ATGCAAAAATGGGAGGACTTGAAAAATGTATCTCAACATATCGATAGAAGGATGAATAAACAATATGAGAATATTGTAAAGCAAAAAAGATTGCTTATAAGGACATCGATTAGAGCTGTAAGATGGCTAGCATTACAAGGGTGTGCATTTAGAGGACATGATGAGTCTGTAGATTCTCATAATCGTGGAAATTTTCTTGAACtcgtcaaatttcaaggagaaTTGTGCAAAGAAATTGGTGATATTATCTTAGATAAAGCATCTAAAAATGCCAAGTATACATCACCATCAATTCAACAGGAGATTCTAAAAATTATTGCCGATCTTGTGCGAAGTAAAATCCGTGATGAAGTAGGGGATGCTAAATTCTGTATTCTTGTTGATGAAGCAATTGATGAATCTCGTAGATCACAAATGGCTATTGTTTTGCGATATGTAGATTGTGATGAGTTTGTTAGGGAGAGATTTTTTGAAGTTGTTGGTGTTGATGATACTAATTCTTTGACTTTGAAAACACATATATGTAGTATCTTGACACAACACAAGCTTTAG
- the LOC142544198 gene encoding uncharacterized protein LOC142544198 — MRGQGYDGASNMRGEWNGLQALFLKDCPFAYYIHCFAHRLQLTLVAAAKEVSDVWLFFSKLSSIVNFVGSSSKRHSQLKSIREDEIIDLIESGELGTGTGVNHASTLQRPASTRWSSHYVSVSQVIEFFGSVCTLLEDFMGGKSAFSIRAEAKGLLKEMMTFDFVFILLLMYRVLETSDMLCQALQRKNQDILNAMSLVTTTKLFFQKMRDDEWEDFLWSVNNFCDNHDIVVPDLTARYVEGTKRSCQQKNHFTVEEYYHFHVFNIVIDKQLMELNTRFTEQSIELLTLCEALNPSDDFKSFSERAIYSLIDKFYPNDFFKDDMKHLKTKLDHYKLDVFEDPRFKDVDSLPKLCRLLVETKNSRIYFIIDRLIRLVLTLPVSTATTERAFSGMKLLKTPLRNKMEQKYLNNAMVLYIETKIANDIDIDYIIDRFDLLKNRRLRLK; from the coding sequence ATGCGAGGTCAAGGATACGATGGTGCTAGCAACATGCGGGGAGAATGGAATGGATTACAAGcattatttctcaaagattgtcCGTTTGCATATTATATTCATTGTTTTGCTCACCGGTTGCAACTTACATTAGTTGCAGCAGCTAAAGAGGTATCAGATGTATGGCTGTTTTTTTCTAAATTGAGTTCAATTGTCAATTTTGTGGGTTCTTCTTCAAAGAGACACTCTCAATTGAAATCAATTCGAGAAGATGAAATCATTGATTTGATAGAATCTGGAGAACTTGGGACTGGTACTGGAGTTAATCACGCTAGTACTTTGCAACGACCTGCATCTACTCGATGGAGTTCACATTACGTTTCTGTTAGTCAAGTTATTGAATTCTTTGGTTCAGTTTGTACACTTCTAGAAGATTTCATGGGGGGGAAGTCTGCCTTTAGTATACGTGCAGAGGCTAAAGGTTTGCTTAAAGAGATGATGACTTTTGATTTTGTATTTATCTTGTTATTGATGTATAGAGTTTTGGAAACATCTGATATGTTATGTCAGGCTTTGCAAAGAAAAAATCAAGACATTCTGAATGCAATGAGTTTAGTCACGACTACAAAAttgtttttccagaaaatgcGAGATGATGAATGGGAAGATTTTCTATGGAGTGTGAATAATTTTTGTGATAATCATGACATTGTAGTGCCTGATTTGACAGCTCGTTATGTTGAAGGTACTAAACGTTCGTGTcaacagaaaaatcattttACAGTGGAAGAATACTATCATTTTCATGTATTCAATATTGTGATTGACAAACAGCTGATGGAGTTGAATACACGATTTACTGAGCAATCAATAGAGCTTCTCACTCTCTGTGAAGCCTTGAATCCCAGTGATGACTTCAAATCATTCTCTGAAAGGGCTATTTATtctttaattgataaattttaTCCCAATGATTTTTTCAAAGATGACATGAAACATTTGAAGACTAAATTGGATCATTACAAGCTTGATGTGTTTGAGGATCCGAGGTTTAAAGATGTTGATTCTCTTCCTAAATTATGCCGACTACTAGTTGAAACAAAGAATTcgaggatttatttcattattgaTAGACTGATTCGTTTGGTCTTGACTCTTCCAGTTTCCACTGCTACAACTGAGCGAGCATTTTCAGGGATGAAACTTCTCAAGACACCACTTCGCAACAAAATGGAGCAGAAATATTTAAACAATGCAATGGTTTTGTATATTGAGACAAAGATTGCTAATGACATTGATATAGATTACATAATTGATAGATttgatcttttgaaaaatcgaaGGTTGCGACTAAAGTAG